The following coding sequences lie in one Sulfuricurvum sp. genomic window:
- a CDS encoding YbgC/FadM family acyl-CoA thioesterase, giving the protein MTIRVYYEDTDVGGVVYHSNYLNFCERARSELFFQSSRSPITLNGHFVVKEIKANYLKSAKFGDLLEVKTSLKNIKNASIVMHQRIFRGDELIFEMDVKLVHLNHKGEVALVPEEDKQFLIDMIGVLE; this is encoded by the coding sequence ATGACTATACGAGTTTATTACGAAGATACCGATGTCGGTGGTGTGGTTTACCACTCCAACTATCTTAATTTTTGCGAACGTGCGCGAAGTGAGCTTTTTTTTCAATCCAGCAGGTCTCCCATCACACTAAACGGTCATTTTGTAGTGAAAGAGATAAAGGCAAACTATCTCAAAAGTGCGAAGTTTGGTGATCTTTTGGAGGTTAAAACATCACTTAAAAATATCAAAAATGCTTCGATTGTAATGCATCAAAGAATCTTTCGTGGAGATGAACTGATCTTTGAAATGGATGTTAAATTGGTTCATTTGAATCATAAAGGGGAAGTCGCTCTCGTTCCTGAGGAAGATAAGCAATTTCTCATAGATATGATAGGAGTGTTAGAATAA